Proteins encoded together in one Rossellomorea sp. y25 window:
- a CDS encoding DUF4064 domain-containing protein has translation MVKRTGEVVMGVIGIILSALFSIIGIVLNLGMSNPEVMSQIEEGMASDPNLQNEDMTAGDISSIIETAESMGSYLVILGIIASILGIIAVMSIVKNKKPVLSGIMFIIAALVIGLGTIGFGFVPGLLFLIAGIMAFVRKPKKTDPVY, from the coding sequence ATGGTGAAACGAACAGGAGAAGTAGTGATGGGAGTAATCGGAATTATCTTATCCGCATTATTTTCCATCATCGGAATCGTACTTAATTTAGGGATGAGCAATCCTGAGGTCATGTCCCAAATCGAAGAAGGAATGGCGAGTGATCCAAACTTGCAAAATGAAGATATGACAGCAGGTGATATATCTTCCATTATTGAAACGGCTGAATCAATGGGATCTTATCTGGTGATCTTGGGGATTATTGCATCCATTCTTGGTATCATTGCTGTAATGTCCATTGTTAAAAATAAAAAACCAGTATTATCTGGAATCATGTTTATCATCGCTGCGCTTGTCATCGGACTAGGCACGATTGGATTTGGTTTCGTTCCTGGACTTCTGTTTCTCATTGCAGGAATCATGGCGTTTGTTCGCAAACCTAAGAAAACAGACCCTGTATATTAA
- a CDS encoding putative holin-like toxin gives MTTYEALTLMITFGSLIVSIIAVVISNDKKK, from the coding sequence GTGACAACGTATGAGGCGTTAACGCTAATGATTACCTTTGGCTCTTTAATTGTCTCCATCATTGCCGTAGTTATTTCAAATGACAAAAAGAAATAA
- a CDS encoding Xaa-Pro peptidase family protein: MKQRIKMLENWLKEEKIEAAFINSTENVFYLTNFHTDPHERLMGLFVFPDAEPFVVVPGMEARQVKDAGWNNEVIGYSDHENPWEFIQEAIQKRSIDGSKVAFENEVVTYGRSQSFLNIFDSPNVVNVEDKLNEMRVVKDEKEIEIMRRAAKMADFGVEVGVSALQEGITEMEVLAKIEYELKKKGIREMSFSTMVLFGEKAGDPHGNPGNRKLKAGDFVLFDLGVVLEGYTSDITRTFAYKSVTDKQKDIYNTVLKAELASLDASKPGNRIGDLDQIARDIITEAGYGDYFPHRIGHGLGINVHEFPSMSHLNNGILKEGMTYTIEPGIYVPEIGGVRIEDDVLITKDGYETLTNFPKGLQIIE, from the coding sequence ATGAAACAGCGTATAAAAATGTTAGAAAACTGGTTAAAGGAAGAGAAAATTGAAGCAGCTTTTATTAATTCAACTGAAAATGTATTTTACTTAACGAATTTCCACACAGATCCACATGAGCGCTTAATGGGGCTTTTTGTATTTCCGGATGCAGAACCATTTGTCGTCGTACCTGGAATGGAAGCACGTCAAGTGAAGGACGCCGGCTGGAACAACGAAGTGATCGGCTACTCTGATCATGAAAACCCATGGGAATTCATTCAGGAAGCCATTCAAAAAAGAAGCATAGATGGAAGCAAGGTTGCTTTCGAGAATGAAGTAGTTACCTATGGCCGCAGTCAATCATTCTTAAACATCTTTGATTCACCAAATGTAGTGAATGTCGAAGACAAATTAAACGAGATGCGCGTAGTGAAGGACGAGAAAGAAATCGAAATCATGCGTCGAGCGGCAAAAATGGCAGACTTCGGGGTAGAAGTAGGTGTAAGTGCCCTCCAGGAAGGCATTACAGAAATGGAAGTTCTTGCAAAGATTGAATATGAATTAAAGAAAAAAGGCATTCGTGAAATGTCGTTTTCTACGATGGTACTATTTGGTGAAAAGGCTGGAGATCCACACGGTAATCCGGGTAATCGCAAGCTGAAAGCCGGGGACTTCGTATTGTTTGATCTCGGCGTTGTCCTTGAAGGCTACACTTCAGATATTACACGTACATTCGCATATAAATCGGTTACAGACAAGCAAAAAGATATCTACAACACGGTTTTAAAAGCAGAACTGGCATCACTAGATGCAAGTAAGCCCGGCAACCGTATTGGGGATCTGGATCAAATCGCACGGGATATCATTACAGAAGCAGGGTATGGAGACTATTTCCCACACCGAATCGGGCACGGTCTTGGGATCAACGTACATGAATTCCCATCAATGAGTCATTTAAATAATGGGATATTAAAAGAAGGAATGACATATACAATAGAGCCTGGTATATACGTACCCGAAATTGGCGGAGTAAGAATTGAAGACGATGTACTTATAACGAAAGACGGGTACGAAACCTTGACCAACTTCCCAAAAGGGCTTCAAATTATTGAATAA
- a CDS encoding DUF6376 family protein produces the protein MKKTLIIFSFIMLAGCGILEEANNSLTYVEEMTDYLNEAEQFANDFPGLVENAAADPSTIPTLETRLEDMKTEIQEINELTPPQLADSIHQKVEEYNGQALEGIDRALVELDKGEVQISELQNLDIVNTFNQLQDIKGNLENLGQ, from the coding sequence TTGAAGAAAACATTAATCATTTTCAGCTTTATAATGCTGGCAGGCTGCGGGATTCTCGAAGAAGCTAATAACAGTTTAACCTATGTGGAGGAAATGACCGATTATCTCAATGAAGCAGAACAATTTGCCAATGACTTCCCTGGACTAGTGGAAAATGCTGCTGCAGACCCATCCACCATACCGACACTTGAAACAAGATTAGAAGACATGAAAACAGAAATACAGGAAATCAATGAACTCACTCCGCCTCAACTGGCAGATAGCATTCACCAAAAAGTGGAAGAATATAACGGGCAAGCGTTAGAAGGAATTGACCGTGCCCTGGTCGAATTAGATAAGGGAGAAGTTCAGATTTCAGAATTGCAAAACCTTGACATCGTAAACACATTTAATCAACTTCAAGATATCAAAGGGAACTTAGAAAATTTAGGACAATAA
- a CDS encoding DNA topoisomerase III: MKVVIAEKPDQGATLAKPFPHRKRQGYIEIHSNDVFPDGAYITWAVGHLFQLQAPEKYESKWKKWTLEDLPIIPLRFQYELQRAKAKQFSVIKELLKKNEVTEIIHAGDAGREGELIIRNIISMSRVQKPMKRLWISSLTEKAILQGFTSLREETEMRSLYYEAYSRACADWLVGMNASRAYSILLKQQGMSDVFSAGRVQTPTLALIVRRDEEIERFKSEPFWEVKASFQIGDHTYEGIWQKDGESRIQSRELAEKIASFCINKPASVDEMKTERKEFAPPLLFNLSALQATVNKMYKLSPKKTLDVLQKLYQKGLVSYPRSDSQYVTKGEAEAFPEILSKLKEFSPYNNWIPAPQESLLNNKRFVNEAKVSDHYAIIPTEQVTDPQSLSGDEKKIYDVVVKRFIAAHHDKAVINYTTITTVVNGRAEFVSKGKQILQEGWRQVLMQNEKEDEPLLPPVKEKDNGVVNSVQTKEGKTQPPKRYTEGQLITLMKTAGKYMDNDELEKVLKQTEGLGTEATRAGIITMLKDRQYIDIQKNIVYPTDKAKVLIRAIGENVLASAEMTAKWEQRLQAIGNGQASAPEFMEQVKKLSERLVQNALQDSNTWNFEDLDTASIQRAKGRKGKSAAKTSVGTCLKCGGKVIDKGKFYGCSNYQKTKCSFTISKTILSKRITQTIVKKVLTDGKSDRIDGFKKGEKEFSAYLSWDPNEKKIQFQFDI, translated from the coding sequence ATGAAAGTCGTAATAGCCGAGAAACCCGACCAAGGAGCAACCCTTGCCAAGCCTTTTCCTCATCGAAAGCGTCAAGGATACATTGAAATACATTCAAACGATGTGTTCCCTGATGGTGCATATATTACCTGGGCTGTAGGACATCTCTTTCAGCTTCAAGCCCCTGAAAAATACGAGAGCAAATGGAAGAAGTGGACATTAGAAGACCTTCCCATCATACCTCTCCGATTTCAATATGAACTTCAACGGGCAAAAGCGAAACAATTCTCAGTCATCAAGGAGCTTCTTAAGAAAAACGAAGTGACGGAAATCATCCATGCAGGTGACGCGGGACGTGAAGGGGAGTTAATCATCCGGAATATCATTTCCATGTCCAGGGTGCAGAAACCGATGAAGAGATTATGGATTTCATCCTTAACAGAGAAAGCGATCCTTCAAGGGTTTACTAGTTTAAGAGAAGAAACGGAAATGCGCAGCCTCTATTATGAAGCCTATTCACGTGCTTGTGCCGATTGGCTTGTGGGAATGAACGCATCAAGGGCGTATAGCATCCTACTAAAGCAACAAGGCATGTCTGATGTTTTTTCTGCTGGAAGGGTTCAAACCCCGACACTCGCTCTGATTGTGAGAAGAGATGAGGAGATAGAGCGATTTAAGAGCGAACCCTTCTGGGAAGTGAAGGCAAGCTTTCAAATCGGTGACCACACCTACGAGGGCATCTGGCAAAAGGATGGGGAGTCGCGAATTCAATCCCGGGAGCTGGCTGAGAAAATCGCTTCTTTTTGTATAAATAAACCTGCAAGCGTAGATGAAATGAAAACAGAACGAAAAGAGTTCGCGCCGCCATTACTATTCAATCTTTCCGCACTTCAAGCGACGGTTAACAAAATGTATAAGCTTTCACCTAAGAAAACACTGGATGTTCTGCAAAAGCTTTATCAGAAGGGCCTTGTATCTTATCCAAGATCAGATTCACAATATGTAACGAAAGGCGAAGCTGAAGCCTTTCCCGAAATATTGTCTAAGCTTAAGGAATTCAGCCCTTACAATAACTGGATCCCTGCACCTCAAGAAAGCTTACTAAACAATAAGCGTTTTGTGAATGAAGCGAAGGTTTCCGATCATTACGCGATCATCCCGACTGAACAGGTAACAGATCCTCAATCTCTATCAGGTGATGAGAAGAAGATTTATGATGTTGTGGTTAAACGCTTTATCGCTGCACATCACGATAAAGCTGTGATTAACTACACAACCATCACCACCGTTGTGAATGGACGGGCTGAATTTGTTTCTAAAGGAAAGCAGATTCTCCAAGAGGGCTGGAGACAGGTTCTGATGCAGAACGAGAAGGAGGATGAACCGCTCCTGCCACCTGTAAAGGAAAAAGACAATGGTGTCGTAAATAGTGTTCAAACGAAGGAAGGAAAAACTCAGCCTCCTAAACGGTACACTGAAGGACAGCTGATTACATTAATGAAAACAGCGGGAAAATATATGGATAATGATGAACTTGAAAAGGTGTTAAAGCAAACAGAAGGTCTCGGAACAGAAGCCACTCGTGCAGGAATTATCACCATGCTTAAAGATCGACAGTATATTGATATTCAAAAGAACATCGTATATCCCACTGACAAGGCAAAGGTTTTAATTCGGGCCATTGGGGAAAATGTGTTAGCCTCAGCAGAAATGACGGCCAAATGGGAGCAGAGATTACAAGCAATAGGCAATGGGCAAGCGTCTGCACCCGAATTCATGGAACAAGTGAAGAAATTAAGCGAACGGCTTGTTCAAAATGCCCTTCAAGATTCTAATACGTGGAATTTCGAGGACCTCGATACAGCTTCCATCCAGCGAGCAAAAGGAAGGAAAGGGAAGAGTGCAGCAAAAACCAGCGTGGGCACATGTTTAAAATGCGGTGGAAAAGTCATAGATAAAGGAAAGTTCTATGGCTGTTCTAATTATCAAAAGACGAAGTGCAGCTTCACTATTTCTAAAACCATACTCTCGAAGCGAATTACGCAAACGATTGTAAAAAAGGTGTTGACCGATGGGAAATCCGATCGCATCGACGGCTTCAAAAAAGGCGAAAAGGAATTTTCAGCTTACCTTAGCTGGGATCCCAACGAAAAGAAAATTCAGTTCCAATTTGATATCTAA
- a CDS encoding PAS domain S-box protein yields MLAGSLFKEVFYQSRIPQLVMTLDEKHMMYNPAFKKFLGYIEAEWTCKSLREISHPHDYPKDMHYLHQVISGDRNEYQLEKRFICKDGSVKTGDLHVSLIRDQENPYVLGQVIDITEKKEIEVKKQKSDELYRLLAENSSDIINLHDHEGNYIYLSPSIHSTLGFHPDELVGTHPNEIIHPEDLPIIDELFQKLVEDNNPIIMTYRARKKSGEYSWFESVLKAIVDEKSNDIVNVVSVSRNIEERLQTEEHIKKSEKLAVLGQMAAAVAHEIRNPLTPIKGFLQLCNDKKQYNEDYLHIVINEISRVEDIITDFLHLAKPQERMNEWVDLPKLIHEVVTIVDSELKSKGGTVVISPSLHDTHVRGSENGLKQVLFNIFQNAVDAIEQDGYISFDLVKTSTILELIVKDNGEGIPGEIIPHLGEPFYSTKEKGTGLGLLISHKIIENHGGSISYHTEQGIGTEVTIQLPLHQRNDSL; encoded by the coding sequence ATGTTAGCAGGGAGTCTATTTAAAGAAGTATTTTATCAATCAAGAATTCCTCAATTAGTCATGACATTAGATGAGAAACACATGATGTACAATCCGGCTTTCAAAAAGTTCCTTGGCTATATAGAAGCTGAGTGGACCTGTAAATCTTTACGTGAAATCTCTCACCCCCATGATTACCCAAAAGATATGCACTATCTTCATCAGGTTATCAGTGGAGACAGAAATGAGTATCAATTAGAAAAGCGATTTATTTGTAAAGATGGTTCAGTGAAAACTGGCGATTTACATGTTTCACTCATAAGAGATCAAGAAAACCCGTACGTTTTAGGTCAGGTTATCGATATAACGGAAAAAAAGGAAATAGAAGTGAAAAAGCAGAAAAGTGACGAACTATATCGTCTCCTTGCAGAAAATTCTTCTGATATCATCAATCTGCATGACCATGAAGGAAACTATATTTATTTATCGCCTTCGATCCACTCAACACTCGGATTCCATCCAGATGAGTTGGTCGGTACCCACCCTAATGAGATTATTCATCCTGAAGATCTTCCCATCATTGATGAATTGTTTCAAAAGTTGGTGGAAGATAACAACCCCATCATAATGACATACAGAGCAAGGAAAAAATCCGGGGAGTACAGTTGGTTTGAAAGTGTATTAAAAGCAATCGTGGACGAAAAATCCAATGATATTGTCAATGTTGTTTCGGTTTCTCGAAATATCGAGGAACGTCTACAAACAGAAGAACATATTAAAAAGTCAGAAAAGTTGGCCGTACTCGGTCAAATGGCAGCTGCCGTGGCCCATGAAATACGAAATCCACTCACCCCTATTAAAGGATTCCTTCAATTATGCAATGATAAGAAACAATACAATGAAGACTACTTACATATTGTCATTAATGAAATTAGCCGGGTAGAAGATATAATTACTGATTTTCTTCATTTAGCGAAGCCGCAAGAGCGGATGAATGAATGGGTTGATCTTCCTAAACTCATACATGAAGTTGTCACAATAGTAGATTCAGAGTTGAAGTCTAAAGGTGGAACAGTAGTAATCTCCCCTTCTCTGCACGATACTCATGTTAGAGGAAGTGAGAATGGATTGAAACAGGTACTTTTTAATATCTTTCAAAATGCTGTAGATGCGATTGAACAAGATGGATATATATCATTTGACCTCGTTAAAACATCTACTATTCTTGAGTTGATCGTTAAGGATAACGGTGAAGGAATTCCAGGTGAAATCATACCTCATCTTGGAGAACCCTTTTATTCAACAAAGGAAAAAGGAACTGGACTTGGATTGCTTATTTCTCACAAAATAATTGAGAATCATGGAGGAAGTATTTCTTATCACACAGAACAGGGAATTGGAACGGAAGTGACGATCCAGCTGCCGCTTCATCAGAGAAACGACTCTCTTTAA
- a CDS encoding type 1 glutamine amidotransferase domain-containing protein, which yields MKKILMVLTNESKIDDEHETGLWLSEFAEPYEEFKNQGFGVDVASLKGGRIPLDPNSLDDEQVEKWKGVTKELDQTMVLSQLNVNEYAGIFLPGGHGTMFDLPESPELQQALAHFAENNKAIGAVCHGPAGFVGTKLSNGKWLVDGKSLTGFTNEEEQQTGLDSLMPFLLETKLREQGAQFEKSEAWSDHVMTDGKFVTGQNPQSSQSTAEAFVKVL from the coding sequence TTGAAAAAGATATTAATGGTCTTAACAAATGAAAGCAAAATTGATGATGAACACGAAACAGGTCTTTGGTTATCTGAGTTCGCAGAACCATATGAAGAATTTAAGAATCAAGGATTCGGTGTAGATGTGGCTAGTTTAAAAGGCGGGCGCATTCCATTAGATCCTAACAGTCTGGATGATGAACAAGTGGAGAAGTGGAAGGGTGTCACTAAGGAACTTGACCAAACGATGGTTCTTTCACAATTAAATGTAAACGAATATGCTGGCATCTTCTTACCAGGAGGACATGGGACGATGTTTGATCTGCCTGAGAGTCCAGAGCTTCAACAGGCACTGGCTCATTTTGCTGAAAACAACAAAGCCATTGGTGCCGTCTGCCACGGTCCAGCAGGATTTGTTGGAACGAAATTATCAAATGGCAAATGGTTGGTCGATGGAAAAAGCTTAACTGGATTCACGAATGAAGAAGAACAACAAACGGGCCTTGATTCATTGATGCCTTTCTTATTAGAAACAAAATTAAGAGAGCAAGGAGCTCAATTTGAAAAATCAGAGGCTTGGAGTGACCATGTTATGACGGACGGTAAGTTCGTGACAGGTCAGAATCCACAATCCAGTCAATCAACAGCGGAAGCCTTCGTTAAAGTATTATAA
- a CDS encoding CidA/LrgA family protein encodes MQVIRVIIQMTILCLFYEVGKWCTDFFHLPIPGSIIGMLFLFLLLFTGVLKERLLLDGSGFFLRHFSFFFLPLSVSAMVLGPYFIEFGWKLVVILVISGMIGFIATSLSAERLIRWKEKRKHDPSH; translated from the coding sequence ATGCAGGTTATTAGGGTAATCATTCAAATGACCATTCTATGTTTATTTTATGAAGTTGGAAAGTGGTGTACAGACTTCTTTCACTTACCGATTCCCGGCAGCATTATCGGGATGCTTTTTTTGTTCCTATTATTATTTACAGGCGTGTTGAAAGAAAGATTATTATTGGACGGTTCAGGGTTCTTTCTTAGACACTTCTCTTTCTTTTTTCTTCCACTGTCGGTTAGCGCCATGGTTCTGGGGCCATATTTTATTGAATTTGGCTGGAAACTGGTTGTCATTCTTGTCATTAGTGGAATGATTGGTTTCATTGCTACATCATTATCAGCAGAGCGTTTAATAAGATGGAAGGAGAAACGAAAACATGATCCATCTCATTAG
- a CDS encoding LrgB family protein, translating to MIHLISSLLAICITVFYFIIGVKIHRLWPSPLTIPIFISTIAVVVTLLFVDISYEQYADFTSFITYLLGPATVALAFPLYQHRKLLVQHVQPILFGIITGSGMSILVSYYFSMWLGIPSEWNRSLLIKTITTPVAVDIGKVIGANIEVIPTVVIVTGMFGAMIIPSTLKWLGVKHPIAKGLPFGVISHGVGTAQAIKEGEREGAVSGAAMALTATIMSFVIPILFLFV from the coding sequence ATGATCCATCTCATTAGTTCCCTACTGGCAATATGCATAACGGTATTTTATTTTATCATCGGTGTAAAGATTCACCGTCTTTGGCCAAGCCCCTTAACGATTCCTATATTTATTAGTACGATTGCTGTTGTGGTCACATTATTGTTCGTGGATATTTCGTATGAACAGTATGCAGACTTCACTTCTTTCATAACGTATTTACTTGGACCTGCTACTGTTGCCCTGGCGTTTCCCCTATATCAGCACCGAAAGTTATTAGTACAGCACGTACAGCCTATACTATTCGGTATTATCACAGGAAGTGGAATGTCTATCCTTGTTTCTTATTATTTCAGTATGTGGCTGGGGATCCCTTCTGAATGGAATCGCTCATTGCTTATCAAAACCATCACAACGCCCGTAGCCGTTGATATTGGGAAGGTTATTGGGGCAAATATAGAAGTCATTCCCACGGTGGTCATTGTGACGGGGATGTTCGGAGCTATGATTATCCCATCCACTTTAAAATGGTTGGGAGTGAAGCATCCTATCGCAAAGGGACTGCCATTCGGAGTGATTTCCCATGGGGTGGGAACGGCACAGGCCATTAAAGAGGGGGAAAGGGAAGGGGCAGTAAGTGGTGCCGCTATGGCATTAACCGCCACGATCATGTCCTTCGTCATCCCTATTCTTTTCCTTTTTGTTTAA
- the map gene encoding type I methionyl aminopeptidase — protein MIVKTDEDLKALKEIGRIVAMIRDELRSQTKPGVTTKELDEIAGRLFEENGAISGPKGEYDFPGFTCISVNEEVAHGIPGDRVINEGDLINIDVSGSKNGYYADTGISFVVGEGDPKLTDLCEAASKAFHAGLQKARAGSKQNGIGKAVNNEARKNGYTVIMNLTGHGVGRSLHEKPDHILNYFDPWDNALLKEGMVIAFEPFISTKAQNVIEKGDGWTYITPDNSLVAQIEHTIIITKDEPIILTQ, from the coding sequence ATGATTGTCAAAACTGATGAAGATTTAAAAGCGTTAAAAGAAATCGGCCGCATTGTGGCTATGATACGTGATGAATTACGATCTCAGACAAAGCCTGGAGTAACGACTAAAGAGCTTGACGAGATTGCCGGAAGACTGTTTGAAGAAAACGGAGCGATTTCAGGTCCTAAAGGAGAATATGATTTTCCTGGTTTCACATGTATTAGTGTAAATGAGGAAGTGGCTCATGGGATTCCCGGGGATCGAGTGATTAACGAAGGTGACCTTATCAATATAGACGTATCTGGCTCTAAGAATGGGTATTATGCCGATACAGGAATTTCATTTGTTGTAGGAGAGGGGGACCCTAAGCTTACGGATTTATGTGAAGCGGCATCAAAAGCATTCCATGCGGGACTTCAAAAAGCAAGAGCCGGCTCTAAACAAAACGGAATCGGCAAAGCGGTTAATAATGAAGCAAGAAAAAATGGTTATACTGTGATTATGAACTTGACTGGTCATGGCGTTGGCCGCTCTCTACATGAGAAACCTGATCACATCTTAAATTACTTCGACCCATGGGATAATGCCCTTCTAAAAGAAGGAATGGTCATCGCATTTGAACCCTTTATCTCAACCAAAGCACAAAACGTAATCGAAAAAGGCGACGGCTGGACCTACATCACCCCCGACAACAGCCTGGTTGCCCAAATCGAACACACCATCATCATCACCAAAGACGAGCCAATCATTTTAACACAGTAA
- a CDS encoding LysM peptidoglycan-binding and 3D domain-containing protein encodes MKLKKSIISVAAFTTLAVSGGASASAQDIEVKKGDTLWGIAQEYGTSVDQLMKWNNLNSHLIYPDQELKVSSKEYYTVKKGDTLWGISSQYGVSVDSLIGWNALESDLIVPGQELVINLEDKKAPSATANTSEQAAAPAQEETAEVAPEAEAPAAEPAEAQPAKEEAAAEEPAPQEEAVKEITVEATAYTASCEGCSGTTATGVNLLENPDAKVIAVDPNVIPLGSKVYVEGYGYATAEDTGGAIKGNRIDVFIPSKDQAVDWGRKSVNVKILETK; translated from the coding sequence ATGAAACTAAAAAAATCGATTATTTCTGTGGCTGCATTTACTACACTTGCAGTGTCTGGTGGAGCTAGCGCTTCAGCACAAGACATCGAAGTTAAAAAAGGTGACACACTCTGGGGAATTGCGCAGGAGTACGGTACATCCGTTGATCAACTCATGAAATGGAACAATTTAAATTCACACTTAATCTACCCTGATCAAGAACTCAAGGTATCATCAAAAGAGTACTATACAGTTAAAAAAGGTGACACACTCTGGGGAATTTCTTCACAATATGGTGTTTCCGTCGACAGTTTAATAGGCTGGAACGCACTTGAGAGTGACCTGATTGTCCCAGGACAAGAGTTAGTCATCAATTTAGAAGATAAAAAAGCACCTTCAGCTACTGCAAATACTTCTGAGCAAGCAGCAGCCCCTGCTCAAGAAGAAACAGCAGAAGTAGCTCCAGAAGCTGAAGCGCCTGCAGCAGAACCAGCTGAAGCACAACCTGCTAAAGAAGAAGCTGCAGCAGAAGAACCAGCTCCTCAAGAGGAAGCTGTAAAGGAAATCACAGTAGAAGCAACTGCTTACACAGCAAGTTGTGAAGGTTGCTCAGGTACGACAGCAACTGGCGTTAACCTTTTAGAAAATCCTGATGCAAAAGTGATTGCAGTTGATCCGAATGTAATTCCACTAGGATCAAAAGTATATGTTGAAGGATACGGCTATGCAACTGCAGAAGACACTGGCGGAGCGATTAAAGGGAATCGAATCGACGTATTCATTCCGTCAAAAGATCAAGCAGTTGATTGGGGCAGAAAATCAGTTAACGTAAAAATCCTCGAAACTAAATAA
- a CDS encoding 3D domain-containing protein → MKKVLFSIFSFTVLLTIGLTSAYADSNDTAMNDYHNIEKGDILWEIANRYHVSIDEVGTRQQLLEEGITVNNESEEQQEVKSADTKSSEDSQDNVVKEVNVTATAYTAYCEGCIGITKTGVDLIENPDARVIAVDPSVIPLGSKVYVEGYGYSRAEDTGGAIKGKRIDIYMEKEKDALKYGVQDVKVKIIEE, encoded by the coding sequence ATGAAAAAAGTATTATTTTCCATTTTTTCCTTCACAGTTTTATTAACAATCGGACTTACTTCTGCCTATGCAGATTCAAACGATACTGCAATGAATGATTATCATAATATTGAAAAAGGCGATATTCTTTGGGAGATTGCAAATCGATATCATGTTTCGATAGATGAAGTTGGGACACGCCAACAACTTTTAGAAGAAGGTATAACTGTGAATAACGAATCAGAAGAACAACAAGAGGTTAAATCAGCAGATACAAAGTCTTCTGAGGATTCTCAGGATAATGTGGTGAAAGAGGTTAATGTAACAGCCACTGCGTACACAGCATATTGTGAAGGCTGTATCGGTATCACAAAGACAGGTGTTGACTTAATCGAGAACCCTGATGCAAGAGTCATTGCCGTCGATCCAAGTGTCATTCCACTGGGGTCTAAGGTGTATGTAGAAGGATACGGTTATTCCCGTGCAGAAGATACAGGTGGAGCCATTAAAGGAAAACGTATCGACATCTATATGGAAAAAGAAAAAGATGCCCTTAAATATGGTGTACAGGATGTTAAAGTGAAAATTATTGAAGAGTAA